Proteins from one Cryptomeria japonica chromosome 4, Sugi_1.0, whole genome shotgun sequence genomic window:
- the LOC131069009 gene encoding uncharacterized protein LOC131069009, translating into MDSGSTDNIVSEEMIGNYKDEVMCDIMPMDACHILLGRPWQFDRQVVHNGQLNTYTIKKDGIEYLLNTMKNISEDEGEDKSKVCLVSRKQFLRDFKKEKACFAIVSKSTTVRTTKEKDEIPKEIQEILEEYAEILMKKLPNGLPPMRCISHCMDLIPHASLTNKAPYRMSPKESEEMNKQVQELLDKGLIRESLSLWFQWCWHQRKMEVGECVSIQE; encoded by the exons ATGGATAGTGGTAGTACTGATAACATTGTGTCTGAAGAAATG ATTGGGAATTATAAAGATGAAGTTATGTGTGACATaatgccaatggatgcatgccatattcTTTTGGGCAGAccgtggcaatttgatagacaagttgTTCATAACGGCCAATTGAACACATACACAATCAAGAAAGATGGAATAGAGTATCTCTTAAATACAATGAAGAATATTAGTGAAGATGAGGGTGAAGACAAATCAAAAGTATGTTTGGTTTCCAGAAAGCAATTTTTGAGGGACTTCAAGAAGGAGAAAGCATGTTTTGCTATTGTTTCTAAATCAACTACAGTTAGGACAACAAAGGAGAAAGATGAAATACCAAAGGAAATCCAAGAGATATTGGAGGAGTATGCtgaaattttgatgaagaagttgCCTAATGGGTTACCACCTATGAGATGCATCAGCCATTGTATGGATTTGATTCCTCATGCGAGTTTGACAAACAAGGCACCATATAGAATGTCGCCAAAGGAGAGTGAGGAGATGAACAAACAAGTGCAAGAGTTGCTTGACAAGGGgctgattagagaaagtttgagtctgTGGTTCCAATGGTGTTGGCACCAAAGAAAGATGGAGGTTGGTGAATGTGTATCGATTCAAGAGTAA